A DNA window from Theobroma cacao cultivar B97-61/B2 chromosome 5, Criollo_cocoa_genome_V2, whole genome shotgun sequence contains the following coding sequences:
- the LOC18598608 gene encoding cytochrome P450 98A2, whose protein sequence is MHLPLLITISVIAISLAYKLYQRLRFKLPPGPRSWPVVGNLYDIKPVRFRCYAEWAQAYGPIISVWFGSTLNVIVSNSELAREVLKENDQQLADRHRSRSAAKFSRDGQDLIWADYGPHYVKVRKVCTLELFSPKRLEALRPIREDEVTAMVESIFNDCNNPDAESKGKSLPVRKYLGTVAFNNITRLAFGKRFVNSEGIMDDQGQEFKAIVANGLKLGASLAMAEHIPWLRWMFPLEEEAFAKHGARRDRLTRAIMEEHTLARHKSGGAKQHFVDALLTLQDKYDLSEDTIIGLLWDMITAGMDTTVISVEWAMAEIVRNPRVQQKAQEELDRVIGFERVMSETDFSSLPYLQSVAKEALRLHPPTPLMLPHRANANVKIGGYDIPKGSNVHVNVWAVARDPAVWKDPEEFRPERFLEEDVDMKGHDFRLLPFGAGRRICPGTQLGINLVTSMLGHLLHHFSWTPAEGVKPEEIDMLENPGMVAYMRTPLQAMATPRLPSHLYKRVAVDV, encoded by the exons atgcATCTCCCTCTATTGATTACCATCTCAGTCATCGCCATCTCCCTAGCGTACAAGCTTTACCAACGGCTAAGGTTCAAGCTTCCGCCAGGTCCACGATCATGGCCGGTGGTCGGGAACCTTTACGACATAAAGCCTGTTAGGTTCCGGTGTTATGCGGAGTGGGCGCAGGCCTATGGTCCAATTATATCCGTCTGGTTTGGTTCGACTTTGAACGTGATTGTGTCGAATTCGGAACTGGCCAGGGAGGTTCTGAAAGAGAATGATCAACAGTTGGCGGATAGGCATAGGAGCAGATCAGCGGCAAAGTTTAGCAGAGATGGACAGGACCTTATATGGGCTGATTACGGACCTCATTATGTGAAGGTAAGGAAAGTTTGCACGCTGGAGCTTTTCTCTCCGAAGAGGCTCGAAGCTTTGAGACCAATCCGAGAAGATGAGGTAACTGCCATGGTTGAATCCATCTTCAACGACTGCAACAATCCTG ATGCAGAAAGCAAGGGTAAAAGTTTGCCTGTAAGGAAATACCTAGGAACAGTAGCATTCAACAACATAACAAGGCTGGCGTTCGGGAAGCGTTTTGTCAACTCGGAGGGCATAATGGACGACCAAGGCCAAGAATTCAAAGCCATTGTGGCAAACGGACTTAAGCTGGGTGCGTCACTTGCCATGGCAGAGCACATTCCATGGCTCCGTTGGATGTTTCCTCTGGAAGAGGAGGCATTCGCCAAGCATGGGGCTCGGAGGGACCGTCTCACCAGAGCTATCATGGAGGAGCACACCCTCGCGCGCCACAAGAGCGGCGGTGCCAAGCAGCACTTTGTTGATGCCTTGCTCACATTGCAAGACAAGTATGACCTTAGCGAGGACACCATTATTGGACTTCTTTGG GACATGATCACTGCAGGCATGGACACAACAGTAATCTCAGTGGAGTGGGCAATGGCTGAGATAGTCAGAAATCCGAGAGTGCAGCAAAAGGCACAAGAGGAGCTAGATCGTGTGATAGGGTTCGAACGGGTGATGTCTGAAACTGATTTCTCAAGCCTGCCTTACCTGCAAAGCGTAGCCAAGGAGGCACTAAGATTGCACCCTCCAACTCCCCTAATGCTGCCCCACCGTGCCAATGCCAATGTTAAAATTGGTGGCTACGACATCCCCAAGGGATCAAATGTGCACGTTAACGTCTGGGCCGTCGCCCGTGATCCGGCTGTGTGGAAGGACCCTGAAGAGTTCCGGCCCGAGAGATTCCTGGAGGAGGACGTGGATATGAAGGGTCATGATTTCCGGCTACTTCCGTTTGGTGCAGGGAGGAGGATATGCCCCGGTACACAACTTGGGATCAATCTGGTCACGTCCATGCTGGGTCACCTGTTGCACCATTTTAGCTGGACGCCGGCTGAGGGAGTCAAGCCTGAGGAAATCGACATGCTTGAAAATCCTGGAATGGTTGCTTATATGAGGACTCCATTGCAGGCTATGGCCACTCCTAGGTTGCCTTCCCATCTGTACAAACGTGTGGCTGTGGATGTCTAA